The Fulvivirga ligni genome window below encodes:
- a CDS encoding hydantoinase B/oxoprolinase family protein codes for MWQIFIDTGGTFTDCIAITPEGSTKRLKILSSSRLKGKIINKIDDFKYQAEMHWQIADDIFKNYKLSQIGNQDDHLIDSIDFENSIITFQKSTSIKPGDFTLTSGEEVPILASRILTSTRLNQDLPPIDMRLGSTKGTNALLERKGADVIFLTTKGFKDLIAIGSQQRPHIFSLNIQKPKPLYKDVIEVNERLDNDGLVVTELTQDHLYRLTNTLKSIDKSTSFAIAFMNSYQNNVHENRLKELLLSQGFSNITCSSAISSNIKILSRAETAVANAYLQPVIESYLNGILDKLGESHLRIMTSAGAIVNADHFTPKDSLLSGPAGGIVGAKTIAELSGYSKIITFDMGGTSTDVAIYNDGYDYQYETKVGDATILSPGLSIETIAAGGGSICSIKDDIMKVGPESAGSTPGPACYGENGPLSITDINLLSGRIVESNFSIPLDKEGARLALENMVELNDENLLAFLNIANEKMAEAIKKVSVKKGYSPSDYALVTYGGAGGQHACAIAELLNIKTIIVPYDAGLLSAYGIGKADIEQFAEKQILEAYQHEKNSLEAIWQELEDNARHTLLDQGFVEEKVYIKKKLLYLRYKGQEATVELEITPGLNIQEAFYSKYESVYAHKLEHRTIEIESAKLIAAVSPDLFKTEKQNISKYSPTEDGSQSCLTSTGRTDVNYYRWEKLQSGANITGPAIVVSNNCTLFIEKNWSFHIDQHNNAILNKDEDQSKLESMEQPEMANLELFKNRFTGIVEKMGTQLQRTSFSVNIKERLDFSCTLLDKDGFLIVNAPHIPVHLGSMGICVRKVIEEINLEPGDIIITNHPAYGGSHLPDITLITGVFIDGQLIGYLANRAHHAEIGGKTPGSMPTNATSLEEEGVIIKPQHLSKGGEFQWGNIKKVFLNAKYPTRSIQENMADLEGAVASLQKGIQELESLCTQFGTTTVDAYMQKLKNYVDKKLWQKLSDKEGTSYSATEELDDGSILEVKISFAKNNVTFDFTGTSPTHPNNLNATEAIVNSVVLYVLRLLLDEELPLNEGLMEHVNIILPHCLLNPNFKEGSPAVVGGNTEVSQRLTDTLLKALGMAACSQGTMNNVLFGNDHFGYYETICGGVGAGDGFDGADAVHQHMTNTKITDPEIMEMRYPVRLNKFEIRKGSGGSGKWRGGDGIVREIKFLEHLRLTLLTQHRIKEPYGLEGGKSGSVGIQTICKPGENPYQLDSCASLDVEKGDVLTIYTPGGGGFGNSAD; via the coding sequence ATGTGGCAAATTTTTATTGATACTGGTGGCACTTTCACAGATTGCATTGCTATAACCCCGGAAGGATCTACTAAAAGACTAAAAATACTGAGCAGCAGCCGACTGAAAGGTAAAATCATCAATAAAATTGACGACTTCAAGTATCAGGCTGAAATGCATTGGCAAATAGCTGATGACATTTTTAAGAATTACAAACTCAGCCAAATTGGCAATCAAGATGATCATCTTATTGACTCGATAGATTTTGAAAACAGCATAATAACATTTCAGAAATCCACCAGTATAAAACCTGGTGACTTTACTCTTACCAGTGGTGAAGAAGTGCCTATACTGGCCAGTAGAATTCTCACTTCCACGCGCCTAAACCAAGACCTTCCCCCTATTGATATGAGATTGGGCTCCACTAAAGGAACAAATGCTTTACTAGAAAGGAAAGGAGCAGATGTAATTTTTCTCACTACCAAAGGCTTCAAGGATCTTATTGCAATTGGCTCACAGCAGCGTCCTCATATTTTCAGTTTAAATATTCAAAAGCCAAAACCACTTTACAAAGATGTGATTGAGGTAAATGAAAGATTAGATAACGACGGGTTAGTTGTTACAGAACTCACTCAAGATCACCTATATAGATTAACCAACACTTTAAAGTCTATTGATAAATCAACTTCGTTTGCTATTGCATTCATGAATAGTTATCAGAATAACGTTCATGAAAACCGATTAAAAGAACTTCTATTATCACAAGGCTTTAGCAACATTACCTGCTCCTCAGCTATTTCCAGCAATATAAAAATACTTAGTCGTGCCGAAACAGCTGTTGCCAACGCCTACCTGCAACCTGTAATTGAATCTTATCTAAATGGCATATTAGATAAACTTGGTGAGAGTCATTTAAGAATTATGACGAGCGCCGGAGCCATCGTTAATGCCGATCATTTTACCCCTAAAGATAGCTTACTCAGTGGTCCCGCTGGGGGAATTGTGGGCGCAAAGACAATAGCTGAGCTATCAGGATATAGTAAAATTATCACTTTTGATATGGGCGGCACCAGCACAGATGTGGCTATATATAACGACGGTTACGACTATCAATACGAAACCAAAGTAGGTGATGCCACTATCCTTAGTCCAGGTTTATCCATTGAGACAATTGCTGCCGGGGGCGGCTCCATCTGCAGCATAAAGGATGATATTATGAAAGTTGGCCCCGAAAGCGCTGGTTCTACTCCAGGACCAGCATGCTATGGTGAAAATGGTCCACTTTCTATAACTGACATAAATCTACTGAGCGGGAGAATTGTAGAATCTAATTTTAGCATTCCTTTAGACAAAGAAGGCGCAAGGCTGGCATTGGAAAACATGGTCGAACTGAATGATGAAAACTTGCTTGCTTTCCTGAACATCGCCAATGAAAAAATGGCGGAAGCCATTAAAAAGGTTTCTGTAAAAAAAGGATATTCTCCATCCGATTATGCACTGGTTACATATGGCGGAGCCGGAGGACAGCACGCTTGCGCTATTGCCGAATTATTAAATATAAAAACCATTATCGTCCCTTACGATGCAGGTTTACTAAGTGCTTATGGAATAGGAAAGGCAGACATTGAGCAGTTTGCAGAAAAGCAAATTCTAGAAGCATACCAGCATGAAAAAAACTCGTTAGAAGCTATTTGGCAGGAATTAGAAGATAATGCAAGACATACTCTTTTAGACCAGGGCTTTGTAGAAGAGAAAGTCTATATCAAGAAAAAACTACTCTATTTAAGATATAAGGGACAAGAGGCCACTGTGGAACTAGAAATCACTCCAGGCCTTAATATTCAAGAGGCCTTCTATTCTAAATACGAATCGGTATATGCCCACAAATTAGAACACAGAACCATAGAGATAGAGTCAGCTAAGCTGATAGCCGCTGTAAGCCCTGATTTGTTTAAAACGGAGAAACAAAACATCTCAAAGTACAGCCCTACTGAAGACGGTTCTCAATCATGCCTCACAAGTACCGGACGGACGGATGTGAACTACTACAGATGGGAAAAACTACAATCAGGGGCTAATATTACTGGTCCTGCAATAGTAGTTAGCAATAACTGCACTCTATTCATAGAAAAAAATTGGTCTTTCCACATTGACCAACATAATAATGCTATACTTAATAAAGATGAAGATCAGTCGAAATTAGAAAGCATGGAGCAGCCAGAAATGGCCAACTTGGAACTTTTTAAAAATAGATTCACAGGTATTGTAGAGAAGATGGGAACGCAATTACAGCGAACCTCATTCTCTGTAAATATTAAAGAAAGGCTGGATTTTTCATGCACATTATTAGACAAAGATGGTTTTCTCATTGTAAATGCTCCACATATTCCGGTGCACTTGGGAAGCATGGGTATTTGCGTGCGAAAAGTTATTGAGGAAATAAACCTTGAGCCAGGAGATATTATCATAACCAATCACCCGGCATATGGAGGCTCACATCTGCCTGACATCACTTTGATTACAGGCGTGTTTATTGATGGTCAATTAATTGGATACCTGGCTAATCGAGCGCACCATGCTGAAATTGGTGGTAAAACCCCCGGATCGATGCCCACCAATGCCACTTCTCTGGAGGAAGAAGGGGTTATTATAAAGCCTCAACATTTATCAAAAGGAGGCGAATTTCAGTGGGGAAATATTAAAAAAGTCTTCTTAAACGCCAAATATCCGACAAGGTCCATCCAGGAAAACATGGCTGATTTGGAAGGGGCAGTAGCGTCACTTCAAAAAGGCATTCAAGAATTAGAGTCGCTTTGTACGCAATTCGGGACCACTACTGTGGATGCATATATGCAAAAATTAAAAAACTACGTGGATAAAAAGCTTTGGCAAAAGTTAAGCGATAAAGAAGGGACATCATACTCAGCCACCGAAGAGCTTGATGATGGTTCCATTCTTGAGGTCAAAATCAGTTTTGCTAAAAACAACGTTACATTTGATTTTACAGGAACATCTCCAACCCATCCCAATAATTTAAATGCCACTGAAGCTATTGTAAATAGCGTGGTCCTCTATGTACTACGGCTCCTTTTAGACGAAGAGCTCCCGCTCAACGAAGGCTTAATGGAACATGTAAACATAATATTACCTCACTGCCTGCTCAACCCTAATTTTAAAGAAGGGTCTCCAGCTGTTGTAGGTGGAAATACCGAAGTAAGCCAAAGATTGACAGACACTCTTTTAAAGGCTCTGGGAATGGCAGCCTGCAGCCAGGGAACAATGAATAATGTGCTTTTTGGAAATGATCATTTCGGATATTATGAAACCATTTGTGGAGGAGTGGGAGCTGGAGATGGCTTTGACGGAGCAGATGCAGTGCACCAACATATGACAAACACCAAAATTACAGATCCTGAAATAATGGAAATGAGATATCCGGTAAGGCTCAATAAGTTTGAAATTAGAAAAGGCAGCGGTGGATCAGGTAAGTGGAGAGGTGGAGATGGTATTGTAAGGGAAATTAAATTTCTAGAACACCTAAGACTGACTCTATTAACACAGCACAGAATAAAAGAACCTTACGGTCTGGAAGGTGGTAAGTCAGGTTCAGTAGGTATACAAACTATCTGCAAGCCTGGAGAAAATCCGTATCAATTAGACTCGTGTGCCTCTCTAGATGTGGAAAAAGGTGATGTCTTAACCATATATACACCTGGAGGTGGTGGCTTTGGTAACTCAGCAGACTAA